One Vibrio campbellii CAIM 519 = NBRC 15631 = ATCC 25920 genomic window carries:
- a CDS encoding GntR family transcriptional regulator, translated as MRLLVSSPTLTDKVSKMICQDILTGELKPGQKLVVAELKQKYNVGASPIREALVQLSWSKYVKLEPQKGCWVAPVCKKELNDLYESLRVVSSVLLKKAILAGDESWELDVLTSYHKLSRLNFDETFCWKEWEERHYQFHVSLLEGADSKNMFEFFSDLINQIKRYRYFAMQAVSSEKDALFNIDEHEMIMKLVLAKNSEEAMDLLDKHLLSSMQRIETVLELEPA; from the coding sequence ATGAGGTTGCTTGTGTCTAGTCCTACCCTTACCGACAAAGTTTCGAAAATGATCTGTCAGGACATCCTGACGGGTGAATTAAAACCAGGTCAAAAGCTTGTGGTTGCTGAGCTGAAACAGAAATACAACGTTGGTGCATCACCTATCCGCGAAGCACTTGTGCAACTGTCCTGGAGCAAGTATGTCAAACTTGAACCACAAAAAGGCTGTTGGGTTGCACCTGTATGCAAAAAAGAATTGAACGACCTATACGAAAGCCTTCGTGTGGTCTCTTCTGTACTGCTTAAGAAAGCAATTTTAGCGGGGGATGAAAGCTGGGAGCTGGACGTGCTGACTTCATACCACAAGCTATCACGCCTGAACTTTGATGAGACATTCTGCTGGAAAGAGTGGGAAGAGCGTCATTATCAATTCCACGTTTCTCTACTCGAAGGTGCCGATTCAAAGAACATGTTTGAGTTCTTTAGCGATCTGATTAACCAAATCAAACGCTACCGCTATTTTGCAATGCAAGCGGTAAGCTCAGAGAAAGATGCCCTATTCAATATCGATGAGCATGAGATGATCATGAAGTTGGTGCTTGCAAAGAACAGCGAAGAAGCCATGGATCTTTTAGATAAGCACTTACTAAGCTCAATGCAACGCATTGAAACGGTACTAGAGCTAGAGCCTGCTTAA
- the pykF gene encoding pyruvate kinase PykF, producing MKKTKIVCTIGPKTESVEKLTELVNAGMNVMRLNFSHGDYAEHGTRIANFRQVMEATGKQLAILLDTKGPEIRTIKLEDGNDVDLVAGQEFTFTTDISVVGNKDKVAVTYAGFANDLNVGNTILVDDGLIEMEVLATSETEVKCKVLNNGALGENKGVNLPGVSVNLPALSEKDKNDLKFGCEQGVDFVAASFIRKASDVQEIREVLAANGGENIHIISKIENQEGVDNFDEILELSDGIMVARGDLGVEIPAEEVIFAQKMMIEKCNRARKMVITATQMLDSMINNPRPTRAEAGDVANAVMDGTDAVMLSGETAKGKYPVEAVTIMAQIANRTDSALKAELGSRLDSPRLRITEAVCKGAVDTAEKLAAPLIVVATEGGKSARSVRKYFPTANILALTTNTKTAAQLVLTKGVTPVVVDSIDSTDAFYVAGKELALESGLGNKGDIVVMVSGALVASGTTNTASVHVL from the coding sequence ATGAAAAAGACCAAAATCGTTTGTACGATTGGCCCTAAAACTGAATCTGTAGAGAAGCTAACTGAACTAGTAAACGCAGGCATGAACGTAATGCGTCTTAACTTCTCTCACGGTGACTACGCAGAGCACGGCACTCGTATCGCGAACTTCCGCCAAGTAATGGAAGCTACAGGCAAGCAACTTGCAATCCTTCTAGACACTAAAGGTCCAGAAATCCGCACAATCAAACTAGAAGACGGCAATGACGTTGATCTAGTAGCTGGTCAAGAATTCACTTTCACAACTGACATCTCAGTTGTAGGTAACAAAGACAAAGTTGCAGTAACGTACGCTGGTTTTGCTAACGACCTAAACGTTGGTAACACTATCCTAGTAGACGACGGTCTAATCGAAATGGAAGTGCTTGCAACTTCTGAAACTGAAGTTAAGTGTAAAGTTCTTAACAACGGTGCTTTAGGCGAAAACAAAGGTGTTAACCTTCCTGGCGTTTCTGTAAACCTACCTGCACTATCTGAAAAAGATAAGAACGACCTTAAATTCGGTTGTGAGCAAGGCGTTGACTTCGTAGCTGCTTCTTTCATCCGTAAAGCTTCTGACGTTCAAGAAATCCGTGAAGTACTTGCTGCAAACGGCGGCGAGAACATCCACATCATCTCTAAGATCGAAAACCAAGAAGGTGTTGATAACTTCGACGAGATCCTAGAGCTTTCTGACGGCATCATGGTTGCTCGTGGTGACCTAGGTGTTGAAATCCCAGCAGAAGAAGTAATCTTCGCTCAGAAAATGATGATCGAGAAGTGTAACCGTGCACGTAAGATGGTTATCACTGCAACTCAAATGCTTGATTCTATGATCAACAACCCACGTCCTACTCGTGCGGAAGCAGGCGACGTTGCTAACGCTGTAATGGACGGTACTGACGCAGTAATGCTTTCTGGTGAAACAGCTAAAGGTAAGTACCCAGTTGAAGCGGTAACTATCATGGCTCAAATCGCGAACCGTACTGATTCAGCTCTAAAAGCTGAGCTAGGTTCTCGTCTAGACAGCCCACGTCTACGCATCACTGAAGCAGTATGTAAAGGCGCAGTAGATACAGCTGAGAAACTAGCTGCTCCACTTATCGTTGTTGCAACTGAAGGCGGTAAATCTGCACGTTCAGTACGTAAGTACTTCCCAACTGCAAACATCCTAGCACTAACTACTAACACTAAGACTGCTGCACAGCTAGTTCTAACTAAAGGTGTTACTCCAGTAGTTGTTGATTCAATCGACAGCACTGACGCATTCTACGTAGCAGGTAAAGAACTTGCTCTAGAATCTGGCCTTGGTAACAAAGGCGACATCGTTGTTATGGTTTCTGGTGCTCTAGTAGCTTCAGGTACAACGAACACAGCTTCTGTACACGTTCTATAA
- a CDS encoding DeoR/GlpR family DNA-binding transcription regulator: MSKRNTQLRRHAISNLVNELGEVSVDELAQKFETSEVTIRKDLASLEKNGQLLRRYGGAISIPTEVIHEELSPIVSSRKLSLAKAAASLIREHNRIVIDSGSTTAALIQQLNDKRGLVVMTNSLHVANALNELESEPTLLMTGGTWDTHSESFQGKVAESVLRAYDFDQLFIGADGIDLERGTTTFNELVGLSKVMAEVSREVIVMIESEKVGRKIPNLELAWDQIDVLVTDAELQPEHRAKIEQHGVKVICA; this comes from the coding sequence ATGTCGAAACGAAACACTCAACTAAGAAGACACGCCATTTCTAACCTAGTAAATGAGCTTGGGGAAGTTAGCGTTGATGAGCTAGCACAGAAATTTGAAACCTCAGAGGTCACGATTAGAAAGGACTTAGCTTCTTTGGAGAAAAACGGACAACTTTTGCGCCGTTATGGTGGCGCAATCTCTATTCCAACGGAAGTTATCCATGAAGAATTGAGTCCAATTGTTTCGAGTCGAAAGTTAAGTCTAGCAAAAGCAGCCGCATCACTGATTCGTGAACATAACCGAATTGTGATCGACAGTGGCAGTACGACTGCGGCGCTGATTCAGCAATTAAACGACAAACGAGGCTTGGTTGTTATGACCAACTCGTTGCATGTCGCCAATGCACTTAACGAATTAGAGAGCGAACCAACCCTGTTAATGACAGGCGGAACTTGGGATACGCACTCAGAATCCTTCCAAGGCAAAGTAGCCGAATCTGTATTGAGAGCTTACGACTTTGACCAGCTATTTATCGGTGCCGACGGTATCGATCTAGAGCGCGGAACCACAACGTTTAATGAATTGGTTGGCTTAAGTAAAGTCATGGCGGAGGTGTCTCGTGAAGTCATCGTCATGATCGAGTCTGAGAAAGTGGGGCGCAAGATCCCGAACTTAGAACTCGCTTGGGACCAAATTGACGTGTTGGTTACTGATGCAGAGTTGCAGCCAGAACACAGAGCAAAGATTGAACAACATGGCGTAAAAGTCATTTGCGCCTAA
- the glmS gene encoding glutamine--fructose-6-phosphate transaminase (isomerizing): MCGIVGAVAQRDVAEILVEGLRRLEYRGYDSAGVAIVDGETNLTRIRRLGKVQELADAVDQAKVVGGTGIAHTRWATHGEPSEANAHPHMSGDIAVVHNGIIENHEELRELLQSRGYVFESQTDTEVIAHMVEWELRTSETLLEAVQKTAKQLDGAYGTVALDRKDPSRIVVARSGSPIVIGFGVGENFLASDQLALLNVTRRFMYLEEGDVAEITRREVTVFDAAGERVEREIIESNAEHDAGDKGQYRHFMQKEIYEQPTALINTMEGRITPDSVVTEAIGVNAAEILSKVEHVQIVACGTSYNAGMTARYWFEDIAGVSCDVEIASEFRYRKFVTRPNSLLITLSQSGETADTLAALRLAKEKGYMAAMTICNVAGSSLVRESDFAFMTRAGVEIGVASTKAFTTQLSALLMLVTALGKQQNRISKEKEKEIVEALHALPQQINAALSFEKEIEALATDFADKHHTLFLGRGEFYPIAMEASLKLKEISYIHAEAYAAGELKHGPLALIDADMPVVVVAPSNDLLEKLKSNVEEVRARGGLLYVFADADAGFEGDETMKIITMPHVSEITAAIYYTIPMQLLSYYVALIKGTDVDQPRNLAKAVTVE; the protein is encoded by the coding sequence ATGTGTGGAATCGTAGGTGCAGTAGCACAACGAGACGTTGCAGAAATTTTGGTTGAAGGCCTACGCCGCCTGGAATACCGCGGTTATGACTCTGCGGGTGTCGCGATTGTTGATGGCGAAACCAACCTAACGCGTATTCGTCGTCTAGGTAAGGTTCAAGAGTTGGCTGACGCAGTAGACCAAGCGAAAGTCGTTGGTGGTACGGGTATCGCACACACTCGTTGGGCTACTCACGGTGAGCCATCAGAAGCAAACGCGCACCCACACATGTCTGGTGACATCGCGGTGGTACACAACGGTATTATCGAAAACCACGAAGAGCTACGTGAACTGCTTCAATCTCGCGGTTACGTTTTCGAATCTCAAACAGATACTGAAGTTATCGCACACATGGTTGAGTGGGAACTTCGCACTTCAGAAACGCTACTAGAAGCGGTACAGAAGACAGCAAAACAACTGGATGGCGCATACGGCACAGTAGCGCTAGATCGTAAAGATCCTTCACGTATTGTAGTAGCACGTTCAGGTAGCCCAATCGTTATTGGTTTTGGTGTGGGTGAAAACTTCCTTGCTTCTGACCAACTTGCACTGCTTAACGTGACACGTCGCTTTATGTATCTAGAAGAAGGTGATGTTGCAGAGATCACTCGTCGCGAAGTGACTGTGTTTGACGCAGCTGGTGAGCGTGTTGAGCGTGAAATTATCGAATCAAACGCTGAACACGATGCGGGTGATAAAGGTCAATACCGTCACTTCATGCAGAAAGAAATTTACGAGCAACCAACAGCGCTGATCAACACTATGGAAGGTCGTATCACGCCTGATTCTGTTGTTACTGAGGCAATCGGTGTAAACGCGGCAGAAATCCTAAGCAAAGTAGAGCACGTACAGATCGTAGCTTGTGGTACGTCTTACAACGCAGGTATGACAGCACGTTACTGGTTCGAAGACATTGCAGGTGTCAGCTGTGACGTAGAAATCGCTTCTGAATTCCGTTACCGCAAGTTTGTGACGCGTCCAAACAGCCTATTGATCACGCTTTCTCAGTCTGGTGAAACCGCCGATACGCTAGCAGCACTTCGCTTAGCAAAAGAGAAAGGTTACATGGCGGCAATGACCATCTGTAACGTAGCGGGTTCTTCTCTGGTTCGTGAATCTGATTTCGCGTTTATGACCCGTGCCGGTGTAGAAATCGGTGTAGCATCAACCAAAGCGTTCACGACTCAGCTTTCTGCGCTACTAATGCTAGTAACAGCACTAGGTAAACAACAAAACCGCATTAGCAAAGAGAAAGAAAAAGAGATCGTAGAAGCGCTTCACGCTCTGCCACAGCAAATCAACGCAGCGCTGTCTTTCGAGAAAGAAATCGAAGCACTGGCAACCGATTTTGCCGATAAGCACCACACACTATTCCTAGGTCGTGGTGAGTTCTACCCTATCGCGATGGAAGCGTCTCTAAAGCTGAAAGAGATCTCTTACATCCACGCAGAAGCGTACGCGGCGGGTGAACTGAAGCACGGTCCCCTAGCGTTGATCGATGCAGATATGCCAGTGGTTGTTGTTGCACCAAGCAACGATCTTCTAGAAAAACTGAAATCAAACGTTGAAGAAGTACGTGCGCGTGGTGGCCTGCTTTACGTATTTGCTGATGCTGACGCAGGTTTTGAAGGTGATGAGACCATGAAGATCATCACTATGCCACACGTTAGTGAAATCACGGCGGCGATCTACTACACCATCCCAATGCAGCTGCTGTCTTACTACGTAGCATTGATCAAAGGTACGGACGTAGACCAACCTCGTAACCTAGCGAAAGCGGTAACCGTAGAGTAA
- a CDS encoding DUF481 domain-containing protein, producing the protein MKIKLLALCIASSFYHPSVMAEEETQTEERKSQTVFIDESDDWLQLKSGEVIKGELIGTIKEETNSFDQEIEFDSDDLGDQEIEFEDIAVLETASFFTIRTSSGDVYDGYLSIREDKLYLTNDEGEISFPVTEIVSIYRGSENDSDHWTTEIFLGLDISKGNTDEFSLLGEIEAERSTVGSRTKLKAKHENSQINDQTTANNSSFDGSYDIYLNNRLFFRPLKLSLLSDEFQNIDDQVNASLQMGYFIIANPQTEWDVSIGPGYQYTDFKTVEEGEAGDVSSNTLTFESNFEYELTDDIDLSHTYNLNWASNDAGGTRHTNELGFDIDLVDDLELSIKAVWDHLSETKADAEGVVPEKDDYKFHFGLTYEL; encoded by the coding sequence ATGAAAATCAAACTCTTGGCTTTATGTATAGCGTCCTCGTTTTACCATCCATCAGTGATGGCAGAGGAAGAAACACAAACAGAAGAGCGCAAAAGCCAAACGGTATTTATCGACGAAAGCGATGACTGGTTACAACTCAAATCGGGTGAAGTGATCAAAGGAGAACTGATTGGCACGATCAAGGAAGAAACCAACTCGTTCGATCAGGAAATTGAATTTGATAGTGATGATCTTGGCGATCAAGAAATTGAGTTCGAAGACATCGCGGTATTAGAAACGGCAAGCTTCTTTACCATTCGAACCTCTAGTGGTGATGTATACGATGGTTACCTGTCGATTCGTGAGGATAAGCTGTATCTCACTAACGATGAGGGGGAAATCTCGTTTCCCGTTACTGAGATTGTGTCGATTTATCGCGGATCGGAGAACGACTCCGATCATTGGACAACCGAGATCTTTTTGGGTTTGGACATCAGTAAAGGTAACACTGATGAGTTCTCTTTATTGGGTGAGATTGAGGCAGAGCGAAGCACTGTCGGATCACGCACTAAGCTAAAAGCAAAGCACGAAAACTCGCAAATCAATGATCAAACGACCGCGAACAACAGCTCGTTTGATGGCTCGTATGATATCTATCTCAATAACCGTTTGTTCTTCAGACCACTTAAGCTCTCGCTGCTCAGCGACGAGTTCCAAAACATTGATGACCAAGTCAACGCGTCTTTGCAAATGGGTTACTTCATTATTGCCAACCCTCAAACGGAATGGGACGTCTCTATCGGTCCGGGTTATCAGTACACGGACTTTAAAACCGTGGAAGAAGGGGAGGCCGGTGATGTTTCCAGTAATACTCTTACCTTTGAATCGAACTTTGAGTATGAGCTGACGGATGACATCGATCTAAGCCACACCTATAACCTGAATTGGGCAAGCAATGACGCAGGCGGTACACGTCATACCAATGAGCTTGGTTTTGATATCGATCTTGTTGATGATCTGGAACTGAGCATCAAAGCAGTCTGGGATCACTTGTCAGAAACCAAAGCCGATGCGGAAGGTGTGGTACCAGAGAAAGACGACTATAAGTTCCATTTTGGTCTGACCTACGAACTCTAG
- a CDS encoding MltR family transcriptional regulator, with protein MADNINETEIIERLNSAPSVRGFFIAAVGVFNDSIDGLVQRIFRKDNFAVQSVVGPLLQDSGPLGDLSVRLKLLFGLGVLPDDIYHDIEDIIKLKNQLNSDACDYEFTDPNILDPIKKLHLVKKMGMVQLEVNEPDDDIDLEFYQLQLQRQQQIIKSGLSLAIVEICNELGKESPF; from the coding sequence ATGGCAGATAACATCAACGAAACCGAGATCATTGAGCGATTAAACAGCGCACCTTCGGTACGAGGCTTTTTTATTGCGGCAGTCGGCGTCTTTAACGATTCGATCGATGGGCTAGTACAAAGGATCTTTCGTAAAGATAACTTCGCCGTTCAATCCGTGGTTGGTCCGCTGCTACAAGACTCTGGACCGCTGGGCGATCTATCTGTTCGTTTAAAGTTACTGTTTGGCTTGGGTGTACTTCCTGATGATATTTACCACGACATCGAAGACATCATTAAGCTCAAGAACCAACTCAATAGTGACGCTTGTGATTACGAGTTTACCGACCCAAATATTCTAGACCCAATCAAAAAACTGCATCTGGTAAAGAAAATGGGCATGGTGCAACTGGAAGTCAACGAACCAGATGACGACATCGACCTTGAGTTTTATCAGCTGCAACTGCAACGTCAACAACAAATCATTAAGTCAGGGCTCTCACTTGCGATTGTCGAGATATGTAATGAACTAGGTAAAGAGAGCCCATTCTAA
- a CDS encoding mannitol-1-phosphate 5-dehydrogenase yields MKNAVHFGAGNIGRGFIGKLLADAEVEVTFADVDAPLVDQLSHKQEYKVKVVGTECQIDTVTHVTAVNSASEDVIDRIVKTDLVTTAVGPNVLDIIAKTIATGIAKRFAAGNDKPLNIIACENMVRGTTHLKGEVYKHLDESLHAKADDLVGFVDSAVDRIVPPAEAANDDPLEVTVESFSEWIVDEQQFKGEIPDIAGMERTNNLMAFVERKLFTLNTGHCVTAYLGCLKGHRTIREAIEDPSIHAEVKQAMQESGEVLIKRYGFDRDMHNAYIEKILSRFANPFLVDEVDRVGRQPIRKLGANDRLVKPLLGTIEYSTENQTLLKGIAAALKYTNDTDPQAIELQNSLKEVGVKKTLAVYTGLAEDSAEVAQIEALYHQL; encoded by the coding sequence ATGAAAAACGCAGTTCATTTTGGCGCAGGTAATATTGGTCGTGGCTTCATCGGTAAACTCTTAGCAGATGCAGAAGTCGAGGTGACATTCGCGGACGTTGACGCTCCACTCGTCGACCAACTAAGTCACAAGCAAGAATACAAAGTAAAAGTGGTGGGTACTGAGTGCCAAATCGACACAGTAACTCACGTCACCGCGGTTAACTCAGCCAGTGAAGATGTCATCGACCGCATTGTAAAAACCGACTTGGTAACAACAGCGGTGGGCCCTAACGTACTGGACATCATTGCAAAAACCATCGCTACCGGCATTGCTAAACGCTTTGCAGCAGGTAACGATAAACCATTAAACATCATCGCGTGTGAAAATATGGTTCGTGGCACGACGCACCTAAAAGGTGAGGTGTATAAACACTTAGATGAATCATTGCATGCAAAAGCAGACGATTTGGTTGGCTTTGTCGATTCAGCGGTAGACCGTATCGTGCCACCAGCAGAAGCGGCGAACGATGACCCACTCGAAGTGACGGTAGAAAGCTTTAGCGAATGGATTGTGGATGAACAGCAATTCAAAGGCGAAATCCCTGACATCGCAGGCATGGAAAGAACCAATAACCTAATGGCGTTTGTCGAGCGTAAGCTGTTCACGCTCAACACTGGCCACTGTGTCACGGCTTATCTAGGTTGCTTAAAAGGCCATCGCACCATTCGTGAAGCGATTGAAGACCCAAGTATTCATGCTGAAGTAAAACAGGCAATGCAAGAGAGTGGTGAGGTGCTGATCAAACGTTACGGCTTTGATCGCGACATGCACAATGCGTACATCGAGAAGATTCTAAGTCGCTTTGCCAACCCGTTCTTAGTCGATGAAGTTGACCGTGTCGGTCGCCAACCAATTCGCAAATTGGGCGCAAACGATAGATTAGTGAAGCCGTTACTCGGTACAATTGAGTATAGCACTGAAAATCAAACACTTTTGAAAGGCATTGCCGCTGCGTTGAAGTACACTAACGACACTGACCCACAAGCCATAGAGCTGCAAAACTCATTAAAAGAAGTGGGCGTGAAGAAAACGCTGGCGGTGTACACAGGTCTTGCAGAAGACAGTGCAGAAGTAGCTCAAATTGAGGCGCTTTACCACCAACTTTGA
- a CDS encoding PTS mannitol transporter subunit IICBA: MISPDAKIKIQNFGRFLSNMVMPNIGAFIAWGFITALFIPTGWLPNETLASMVGPMITYLLPLLIGYTGGKLVGGDRGAVVGAITTMGVIVGTDIPMFMGAMMVGPMGGWAIKKFDNYIDGKVKSGFEMLVNNFSAGIIGMLCAILAFLFIGPFVKILSGGLAAGVNFLVSAHLLPLTSIFVEPAKILFLNNAINHGIFSPLGIQQASETGQSIFFLIEANPGPGLGILLAYMVFGKGTARQTAGGASIIHFFGGIHEIYFPYILMNPRLILAAIAGGMTGVFVLTIFNAGIVSPASPGSIFAILLMTQKGSIVGVLASIAAATGVSFAVAALLMKTQASTEEDGDEAALEKATSQMKDMKSASKNDAVVNNQSKGDVDLATVQSIIVACDAGMGSSAMGASMLRKKVQGAGLNIHVTNLAINSLPESADIVITHKDLTDRARKHAPNAHHISLTNFLDSEMYNQLVTKLLAAQNQSAANDDQMVKVYVMAANDDSFEPQQPSVFQIQRENIHLGLKAANKEEAIRFAGNKLVELGYAEPEYVDAMFEREALVPTYLGESIAVPHGTVEAKDRVKKTGIVICQYPSGIQFTEDDDDVAKLVIGIAAKNDEHIQVITTITNALDEPEAIEKLTSTNDVEEILNIFGGQQAA, from the coding sequence ATGATATCACCAGATGCCAAGATCAAGATACAAAATTTTGGTCGTTTTCTGTCAAACATGGTAATGCCAAACATCGGCGCGTTTATCGCGTGGGGCTTTATCACTGCTCTATTTATCCCAACTGGATGGCTGCCAAACGAGACCTTGGCATCTATGGTTGGCCCTATGATTACCTACTTGCTGCCACTGCTTATCGGTTACACCGGTGGTAAATTGGTTGGTGGCGATCGCGGTGCGGTAGTCGGTGCAATCACAACAATGGGCGTGATTGTCGGTACCGACATCCCAATGTTTATGGGCGCAATGATGGTCGGCCCGATGGGCGGCTGGGCTATCAAGAAATTCGATAACTACATCGACGGTAAAGTGAAAAGCGGTTTCGAGATGTTGGTCAACAACTTCTCTGCAGGCATCATCGGTATGCTGTGTGCGATCCTTGCTTTCCTGTTTATCGGTCCATTCGTAAAAATTCTTTCTGGTGGCTTGGCAGCAGGCGTTAACTTCCTAGTTTCTGCTCACCTTCTACCACTGACTTCAATCTTCGTTGAACCTGCGAAGATCCTGTTCCTAAACAACGCGATCAACCACGGTATCTTCTCTCCACTAGGTATCCAACAAGCGTCTGAGACAGGTCAATCGATCTTCTTCCTAATCGAAGCAAACCCAGGTCCTGGTCTGGGTATCCTGCTAGCTTACATGGTGTTTGGTAAAGGTACGGCTCGTCAAACTGCAGGTGGTGCATCAATCATCCACTTCTTCGGCGGTATCCACGAGATTTACTTCCCATATATCCTAATGAACCCTCGCCTAATCCTTGCGGCTATCGCAGGTGGTATGACTGGCGTATTCGTTCTCACTATCTTTAACGCAGGTATCGTTTCTCCAGCATCACCAGGTTCAATCTTTGCAATCTTATTGATGACTCAGAAAGGTTCAATCGTTGGTGTACTAGCCTCTATCGCTGCAGCAACAGGCGTGTCATTCGCCGTAGCAGCACTGCTAATGAAGACACAAGCGTCAACGGAAGAAGACGGTGATGAGGCTGCACTAGAAAAAGCAACATCACAAATGAAAGACATGAAATCTGCATCTAAAAACGATGCGGTGGTAAACAACCAAAGCAAAGGTGACGTAGACCTAGCGACAGTACAAAGCATCATTGTCGCTTGTGATGCGGGCATGGGCTCAAGCGCCATGGGTGCGAGCATGCTACGCAAAAAGGTTCAAGGCGCAGGCCTGAACATCCACGTAACCAACCTTGCTATTAACAGCTTACCAGAGAGTGCAGATATCGTGATTACTCATAAAGACTTAACGGATCGTGCACGTAAGCATGCTCCAAACGCACACCACATTTCATTGACTAACTTCCTAGACAGCGAAATGTACAATCAGCTAGTCACCAAACTACTAGCAGCACAAAACCAATCCGCAGCCAATGACGACCAAATGGTAAAAGTTTACGTCATGGCGGCGAACGACGACAGCTTTGAACCACAACAACCATCGGTATTCCAAATCCAGCGTGAGAACATTCATCTAGGTTTGAAAGCAGCCAACAAAGAAGAAGCCATTCGCTTTGCAGGCAACAAATTGGTTGAACTTGGCTACGCAGAACCAGAATACGTAGACGCCATGTTTGAGCGTGAAGCGTTGGTTCCAACTTACCTAGGCGAATCTATCGCAGTACCTCACGGTACGGTAGAAGCGAAAGACCGCGTGAAGAAAACCGGCATTGTAATCTGCCAATACCCATCGGGTATCCAATTTACTGAAGACGACGATGATGTAGCGAAACTGGTTATTGGCATTGCCGCTAAGAACGATGAGCACATCCAGGTGATTACCACCATTACAAACGCGCTCGATGAGCCGGAGGCAATTGAGAAGCTAACTAGCACCAACGATGTGGAAGAGATTCTTAACATCTTTGGCGGCCAGCAAGCGGCTTAA